The following proteins are encoded in a genomic region of Paenibacillus sp. FSL R7-0273:
- a CDS encoding Gfo/Idh/MocA family protein: MTNDNAFKIKWGILSTGWIAHKFATDLAHAANGIAYAVGSRTQESADEFARNHGIPVAYATYEELVSDPEVDAIYIGTPHPFHKENALLALRAGKAVLCEKPFTVNSAELEEIVAYAREHKLFLMEAMWSRYIPANAKVREWVAAGRIGDVRLVKADLGFRADWNPQGRLLNPELGGGALLDVGIYPVSFASMILGPHPESVSSTVHIGETGVDEHFSLLLSYEGGKSASLNGGIRLKLTEEAHVFGTDGHIVVKGTLVNPRSAELYVGGELVEVFEDDRTSDGYCFEAEEVGRCLQAGLTESPVMTLDESVAIMKLLDQVRAEWGLKYPGEQ; encoded by the coding sequence ATGACTAACGATAACGCTTTCAAGATAAAATGGGGTATTCTGAGCACCGGCTGGATTGCCCACAAATTCGCAACCGATCTGGCCCATGCCGCTAACGGTATCGCTTATGCTGTCGGCTCGCGTACACAGGAAAGTGCGGACGAATTTGCCCGGAACCACGGCATTCCGGTAGCCTACGCCACCTATGAAGAGCTGGTTAGCGATCCTGAGGTGGATGCCATCTACATCGGAACTCCGCATCCGTTCCATAAAGAGAATGCGCTGCTGGCCCTGCGCGCCGGTAAGGCGGTCTTGTGTGAGAAGCCGTTCACGGTGAACAGTGCAGAGCTGGAGGAGATTGTGGCTTATGCCCGGGAGCACAAGCTGTTCCTGATGGAGGCGATGTGGAGCCGCTATATTCCGGCCAATGCCAAGGTCAGAGAATGGGTTGCAGCAGGACGGATCGGGGATGTGCGGCTGGTCAAGGCAGACCTCGGCTTCCGTGCGGACTGGAATCCGCAAGGGCGGCTGCTGAACCCCGAGCTGGGCGGCGGCGCACTGCTGGATGTCGGTATTTATCCGGTATCCTTTGCTTCGATGATTCTGGGCCCGCATCCGGAGTCGGTGTCGAGTACCGTCCATATCGGAGAAACCGGTGTGGATGAGCACTTCTCGCTGCTGCTGTCCTACGAGGGCGGCAAAAGCGCCTCGCTGAACGGCGGAATCCGCCTCAAATTGACCGAGGAGGCTCATGTGTTCGGTACGGACGGGCATATCGTCGTCAAAGGCACACTGGTAAATCCGCGGTCGGCTGAGCTGTACGTCGGCGGCGAGCTGGTAGAGGTCTTTGAAGATGACCGTACTTCTGACGGGTACTGCTTTGAAGCAGAGGAAGTGGGCCGCTGCCTGCAGGCCGGACTGACGGAAAGTCCGGTTATGACGCTGGATGAGTCCGTTGCCATTATGAAGCTGCTGGATCAGGTCCGGGCCGAGTGGGGACTTAAATATCCCGGGGAACAATAA
- a CDS encoding (deoxy)nucleoside triphosphate pyrophosphohydrolase: MIDVAAAIIHNEEGKLLIARRKPGKAQAGLWEFPGGKLEPGEDTVQCLVRELMEEMNIEIRPYEYFDCHEHDYGTVQIRLIAWKAEFVGGTFELTDHDAWSWAERSELAEYDFAPADVPFVKRLMEE; encoded by the coding sequence ATGATTGACGTGGCCGCAGCCATTATACACAATGAAGAGGGGAAGCTGCTGATTGCCCGGAGAAAGCCGGGTAAAGCACAGGCGGGGCTATGGGAGTTCCCGGGCGGCAAGCTGGAGCCGGGTGAGGATACCGTGCAGTGCCTGGTCAGAGAGCTGATGGAAGAGATGAATATAGAGATTAGGCCATACGAGTACTTTGACTGTCATGAGCATGACTACGGTACGGTCCAGATCAGGCTGATTGCCTGGAAAGCGGAATTTGTGGGCGGTACTTTTGAGCTCACCGATCATGATGCCTGGAGCTGGGCGGAGCGAAGTGAACTGGCAGAGTATGATTTTGCGCCGGCGGATGTGCCCTTTGTAAAGAGGCTGATGGAAGAATAG
- a CDS encoding HAMP domain-containing sensor histidine kinase produces the protein MDRMKKPRKRTSILTYWTLRYIIIISTGLLLTALLTFWWIQQEAMNNRMQTTGLLAQEIADRSLASDGTMQISPTLAKLVEDRKRFFKVSLEMCVIVTDPAGKLLFSDPPLTQEEMHYKLNDTLTDARSPEFKAAVAQIQEGSETLGQVIVLQSKRSLRHIPQEEILFFSIIILFLIILSWLTIYLLSGKLAKPIQRVAAAASQISNGEYNIILDTGAKEREIHELLVSFQEMSGKLQQFEQSRAVMLAGVSHELKTPVTSIKGLVHAVREGVVEGDEADEFLDIALQEAGRLQRMVADLLDYNALTAGIVAVRHDRIDAVPLLSEIVYQWGLTQAEEVKEPLLELPDKPLFVRGDPLRIQQIIVNLLNNSVQAAPAGQPLQLTVRLTAISQEYAELCIADDGPGISPDIRDRVFEAFFRSSSKQSQLRGLGLGLTFSRLLAEAMGGSLVLGEPPAEGCTFVLTLPLQP, from the coding sequence ATGGACCGAATGAAAAAACCGCGGAAACGCACCTCCATCCTTACCTACTGGACGCTCCGCTACATTATTATTATCAGCACCGGGCTGCTGCTGACTGCGCTGCTCACCTTCTGGTGGATCCAGCAGGAGGCGATGAACAACCGGATGCAAACGACCGGCCTGCTGGCCCAGGAAATTGCTGACCGCAGCTTAGCCAGTGACGGAACGATGCAGATCAGCCCGACGCTGGCCAAGCTGGTGGAGGACCGGAAGCGGTTCTTCAAGGTATCACTGGAGATGTGCGTTATTGTTACGGACCCCGCGGGCAAGCTGCTGTTCTCTGATCCACCGCTGACCCAGGAAGAGATGCACTATAAGCTTAACGACACCTTGACCGATGCCCGCAGTCCGGAATTTAAGGCCGCCGTTGCCCAGATTCAGGAAGGCAGCGAGACATTAGGACAGGTTATCGTGCTTCAGTCTAAACGTTCACTGCGGCATATTCCGCAGGAGGAGATTCTTTTCTTCTCCATTATTATCCTGTTCCTCATTATTCTCAGCTGGCTGACCATCTATCTGTTATCCGGCAAGCTGGCCAAGCCCATTCAGCGGGTAGCCGCCGCCGCTTCGCAGATCAGCAACGGGGAATATAACATCATACTGGATACGGGGGCTAAAGAGCGGGAGATCCATGAGCTGCTTGTCTCCTTCCAGGAGATGTCCGGCAAGCTGCAGCAGTTCGAGCAGTCCCGGGCCGTTATGCTGGCCGGGGTATCCCATGAGCTGAAAACACCGGTCACTTCTATTAAAGGACTGGTCCACGCCGTCCGGGAGGGTGTTGTTGAGGGTGACGAGGCAGATGAGTTCCTCGATATCGCCCTGCAGGAAGCGGGCCGGCTGCAGCGCATGGTCGCCGATCTGCTTGATTACAATGCCTTGACCGCTGGCATTGTTGCAGTCCGTCATGACCGGATAGATGCAGTTCCGCTACTGTCAGAAATCGTCTACCAATGGGGGCTGACACAGGCTGAAGAGGTTAAGGAGCCTCTGCTTGAGCTGCCGGACAAGCCGCTCTTTGTGCGGGGCGACCCGCTGCGCATTCAGCAGATTATCGTTAATCTGCTGAACAACAGCGTGCAGGCTGCGCCGGCGGGACAGCCGCTGCAGCTGACAGTCCGGCTTACTGCAATCTCGCAGGAGTACGCGGAGCTTTGCATCGCTGATGACGGACCGGGCATCTCCCCTGATATCAGGGACAGGGTCTTCGAGGCCTTCTTCCGCAGCAGCAGCAAGCAGAGCCAGCTGCGCGGCCTCGGACTCGGCCTGACCTTCAGCCGCCTGCTGGCAGAGGCTATGGGCGGAAGCCTGGTGCTCGGTGAGCCTCCGGCTGAAGGCTGCACCTTTGTGCTGACGCTGCCGCTTCAGCCATAG
- a CDS encoding nucleoside triphosphate pyrophosphohydrolase, whose product MIKYNKLVRDGIPALIASQGKACTTRVMDNGEYIEALRAKLREEAEEYFKTEQDKQSLEELADLLEVIHALAAVHGGDREQLEQIRTEKAERRGAFTERIFLLQAEE is encoded by the coding sequence GTGATTAAATATAACAAGCTGGTCAGGGACGGGATTCCGGCACTGATAGCTTCGCAGGGAAAGGCCTGCACCACAAGGGTTATGGATAATGGAGAATACATAGAAGCATTGCGGGCGAAGCTGCGCGAAGAGGCTGAAGAATATTTCAAGACGGAGCAGGACAAGCAGTCGCTGGAGGAGCTTGCTGATCTGCTGGAGGTAATCCATGCGCTGGCTGCGGTACATGGCGGTGACCGTGAGCAGCTGGAGCAGATACGCACAGAGAAAGCGGAGCGCCGCGGTGCATTCACTGAACGTATTTTTCTGCTGCAGGCGGAGGAGTAG
- a CDS encoding peptidoglycan D,D-transpeptidase FtsI family protein, whose protein sequence is MKDIFRPNAMEDDPKPNQSLSLRINIFFFSTFIIFCIIIVRLAIIQFVEGSTLTEAEASRDTKNVPLASIRGTIFAKGGEKLAYSTSVQTLYFSLTSEFTQTVTDKETRITSRAPEAAAKADQLAADLAASFVKYGAKLPEGEALTKEAILKAMDLDSKVYSGFMPRPVKRGLSNEEIAYFMENKDKYPNLTVSEEDERHYDPDTVAVQTVGYIKPFKKSKESFDMYLNIQAAMRNEADPSLAYRDDEFVGVDGLELQYQRELRGRNGYLSVAVNAKNMAEGIVETVPPVKGNNLWTTIDKTIQMKTEQAILDQIKWVHSNPVQGKVHRDALTGYAVAMEVDTGNVVAMASMEDYDTNLWTTGTLPTEVYNAIQLNYQNGAITPISSGRSGHNFSSTVFLGSVIKPLTVLIGLNEGFITTHTSYTDKGSTTFGRAGHETTVRNSGGHAYGYFKTPAMAIEKSSNVFMIDEIGKKLFVKYGSEGVKVWDKYMREFGLGEKPGSGLPGEHKGLINYFNEADTDSGGGGAQSALVYASFGQQGQYTVLQLAQYASTLANQGVRIKPQLVSKITDQAGNTVKTFGREVLNEVKFDKAYWREVIKGMNTSVTAFNDFPYDFARKTGTSQQQYGITVNGKRSSHLADNGVFIAFAPRDKPKLAVAVVIPEGGFGSNSAAPVARKIFDAYDWEYGLDSIPKKSLPQPESTADVEAGDGADQEQTD, encoded by the coding sequence GTGAAAGATATTTTCAGGCCAAATGCCATGGAAGACGATCCGAAGCCTAACCAGTCACTCAGTCTGCGCATCAATATCTTTTTCTTCAGCACGTTTATTATATTCTGCATTATTATTGTCCGTCTTGCCATCATTCAATTTGTGGAGGGCTCCACACTCACTGAGGCCGAAGCCAGCCGGGATACCAAAAATGTCCCCCTTGCCTCCATCCGCGGAACCATTTTCGCAAAAGGCGGGGAGAAGCTGGCCTATTCAACCTCGGTGCAGACGCTTTATTTTTCCCTGACAAGTGAATTTACCCAGACTGTAACGGACAAAGAGACCCGGATTACCAGCCGGGCGCCTGAGGCTGCCGCCAAAGCGGATCAGCTCGCTGCTGATCTGGCGGCCAGCTTCGTTAAATACGGGGCTAAGCTGCCCGAAGGGGAAGCCCTGACCAAGGAAGCCATACTCAAGGCAATGGATCTGGATTCCAAGGTGTATTCCGGCTTCATGCCGCGTCCGGTCAAACGGGGTCTGAGCAATGAGGAAATTGCCTACTTCATGGAAAACAAGGACAAGTATCCGAATCTGACGGTTAGCGAAGAGGACGAGCGCCATTATGATCCGGACACCGTTGCTGTACAGACGGTCGGATACATTAAGCCCTTCAAAAAATCAAAGGAAAGCTTTGATATGTATCTGAACATTCAAGCTGCCATGAGAAATGAAGCAGACCCGAGCCTGGCCTACCGGGACGATGAATTTGTAGGGGTCGACGGGCTTGAGCTGCAGTACCAGCGCGAGCTGCGGGGACGCAACGGCTACCTGAGCGTAGCTGTTAATGCCAAGAATATGGCCGAGGGCATCGTGGAGACGGTGCCTCCTGTCAAAGGCAACAACCTGTGGACCACCATCGACAAAACCATTCAGATGAAGACCGAGCAGGCCATCCTGGATCAGATCAAATGGGTCCACAGCAATCCGGTGCAGGGGAAGGTTCATCGGGATGCCTTAACCGGCTATGCGGTGGCTATGGAAGTGGACACAGGAAATGTTGTAGCGATGGCCAGTATGGAGGATTATGATACTAATCTGTGGACCACAGGGACACTTCCTACCGAGGTGTATAACGCAATACAGCTTAATTACCAGAATGGTGCGATAACCCCTATCTCCTCCGGACGATCCGGGCATAATTTCAGCTCCACGGTATTTCTGGGGTCTGTCATCAAGCCGCTGACGGTTTTAATCGGATTAAATGAAGGCTTCATCACCACACACACATCATACACCGACAAAGGCAGCACAACCTTCGGCCGGGCCGGACACGAGACCACTGTCCGCAATTCAGGCGGTCATGCGTACGGTTATTTTAAAACTCCGGCAATGGCTATCGAGAAATCCTCTAACGTCTTTATGATTGATGAGATTGGCAAAAAGCTCTTCGTGAAGTACGGTTCCGAAGGGGTCAAGGTCTGGGATAAATATATGAGAGAGTTCGGGCTGGGTGAAAAGCCGGGCAGCGGGCTTCCAGGGGAGCATAAGGGGCTGATCAATTATTTTAATGAGGCCGATACGGACAGCGGCGGGGGCGGTGCCCAATCTGCACTGGTTTATGCATCATTTGGACAGCAGGGCCAGTATACGGTGCTTCAGCTCGCCCAGTATGCCTCCACTCTGGCCAACCAGGGTGTGCGTATCAAACCGCAGCTTGTCAGCAAAATAACGGATCAGGCCGGAAATACAGTCAAAACCTTCGGCAGGGAGGTCCTGAATGAGGTGAAATTTGATAAGGCCTACTGGCGTGAGGTGATCAAGGGGATGAACACAAGCGTTACTGCATTTAACGATTTCCCCTATGATTTCGCCCGCAAAACGGGTACTTCCCAGCAGCAGTATGGCATAACGGTGAACGGGAAGCGCAGCAGCCATCTGGCCGACAACGGCGTATTCATCGCCTTCGCCCCGCGTGACAAGCCCAAACTGGCGGTTGCTGTAGTCATTCCAGAGGGCGGCTTCGGCTCCAACAGTGCTGCTCCGGTAGCGCGCAAAATTTTTGATGCCTATGACTGGGAGTATGGCCTGGACAGCATTCCGAAGAAAAGCCTTCCGCAGCCGGAGAGCACGGCGGACGTGGAAGCAGGAGACGGGGCCGATCAAGAGCAGACAGATTAG
- a CDS encoding response regulator transcription factor, translating to MKSILIVEDEEAIARVLSAYLKKAGYHVTRAADGRTALEVFGVSPPSLILLDIMLPEMDGFELLDQIRKISSCPVIMLTARDGIKDRLAGLDGGADDYMSKPFIPEEVVARVNAVLRRPSQWSDGSGKRHFGSLFVDFSARSIFLNGAEVNLSPRDMSVLLFLAERPNQICTRDQLIEQVWEMDYDGSDRAVDLSIKRLRQALSHWPASEGEIRTLRGTGYQLWTE from the coding sequence TTGAAATCGATTCTGATTGTTGAAGATGAGGAGGCCATTGCCCGCGTGCTCAGCGCCTATCTGAAAAAAGCGGGCTACCACGTCACCCGTGCCGCCGACGGGCGGACTGCACTGGAAGTGTTCGGGGTTTCGCCCCCTTCCCTTATATTGCTCGACATCATGCTGCCGGAGATGGACGGCTTTGAGCTGCTGGACCAGATCCGCAAAATCAGCAGCTGTCCAGTCATCATGCTGACCGCCAGAGACGGCATCAAGGACCGGCTGGCCGGGCTCGACGGCGGTGCTGACGACTATATGTCCAAGCCGTTCATTCCCGAGGAGGTTGTCGCCCGTGTAAATGCAGTGCTGCGCCGCCCCTCCCAGTGGTCTGACGGAAGCGGCAAACGCCATTTTGGCAGCCTGTTTGTTGACTTCAGCGCGCGCAGCATCTTTCTCAACGGCGCAGAGGTCAATCTGAGTCCGCGTGATATGTCCGTTCTGCTGTTCCTAGCGGAACGGCCGAATCAGATTTGCACAAGAGACCAGCTGATCGAGCAGGTATGGGAGATGGACTATGACGGCAGCGACCGCGCTGTTGACCTGTCGATCAAGCGGCTGAGGCAGGCCCTTTCGCACTGGCCTGCCTCAGAAGGGGAAATCCGCACACTGCGCGGGACGGGGTATCAGCTATGGACCGAATGA
- a CDS encoding YceI family protein — translation MKKKTWIWAAAGVVAAGAITAFVLFNNSLGNNVEIESVIPAQEQTSANSGAAAANAPEAAGAAVTAEQLNGAWSVADTSKVYWSVTTSQETVNFVNPSVTGTWNVNLEDAAAMTGEGSIEMSALDSGNGQRDEHVKAADFLDAAQFPQSTFVVSSFSELPAEWTEGTAVPVQMQGTLTVKGIDKDVIFDSQVVYSGGQLMLSGTTTVTFADFGLTSPHNIVMETENDLEVRLELVLNK, via the coding sequence ATGAAGAAAAAAACATGGATATGGGCAGCCGCTGGTGTCGTTGCCGCAGGAGCAATCACAGCCTTTGTACTTTTCAACAACAGCTTGGGCAATAACGTGGAGATCGAGTCGGTTATTCCTGCACAGGAGCAGACGTCAGCTAACTCGGGTGCAGCTGCTGCGAATGCGCCGGAGGCGGCAGGCGCTGCGGTTACCGCAGAGCAATTGAACGGGGCATGGAGCGTAGCGGACACCTCGAAGGTATACTGGTCGGTTACAACCTCCCAGGAAACAGTGAATTTCGTGAATCCGTCGGTTACAGGTACATGGAATGTTAATCTGGAGGATGCAGCCGCAATGACAGGTGAAGGCTCCATTGAGATGAGTGCGCTGGATTCCGGCAACGGACAACGGGACGAGCATGTAAAAGCAGCTGACTTCCTGGATGCAGCCCAGTTCCCGCAATCGACCTTTGTGGTAAGCTCCTTCTCCGAGCTGCCGGCCGAATGGACGGAAGGTACAGCAGTGCCTGTCCAGATGCAGGGAACGCTTACCGTCAAGGGAATCGACAAGGACGTTATTTTTGACTCGCAGGTGGTATACAGCGGAGGACAGCTTATGCTGTCAGGAACGACAACGGTCACCTTTGCCGACTTCGGCCTGACCAGTCCGCATAACATTGTAATGGAAACGGAGAATGACCTTGAGGTGCGTCTGGAGCTTGTGCTGAACAAGTAA